In the genome of Arachis hypogaea cultivar Tifrunner chromosome 9, arahy.Tifrunner.gnm2.J5K5, whole genome shotgun sequence, the window AGCAGCCTATGAACCAGAGGGATAATAAATTTTTGAAGACCAGAGAGAATTCAGATACCATAGAAACTGATTCAGAAAAACCTGATTATACTCGGAAGAGACCAGTAACTCGTTCACAGAGAAAAAGGAGAGCACCTTCCAAAAAGCAACCTGGAAAAGGTAAAAGTTGTCCCtcttcaaaagaaaaagagaatcatcaagaaaaagGTATATTCTCTATTAGAGAAAACTGGAATGGGATGCATGATGCTCTTACAAAGGACACTTCCTCAATGTCTACAAAGAAAAAGAGTCAGGGAAAGAATTCCAGAAGTGAGCCACAGAAGTTCTGCTTTTCTAAACATGATACCATGAAGAAACTTTACAAAGACACTTCAAAGAATGATCAATCGCAGCATGTGGTTGAAACATTTTTACCTAAGGATAAAATGGGAGGATCTAAGGATTGCTTACCTGATCATGGGATAACATCCCCTCATTCAGAGAAAataaaccaagaaaaaaaaatttacaatccaCCAACACCAAATGATACAGATCAGGATGAAGAACTTGAGGTTTCGGCAAACGGAAACAAACAAGAATACGGAAGTAATCCAGTTGAACAGAATGTTACCAAGTCTCAAGATAATTTTCAAAGTCCCACATTTCAACTTAACACACCTAATTTAGATTCTTCTCCAAGCACATTACAGAAGACAGACCAAAAGTTAAATGACGGTAGCACTCCAGCATCATCTGAAAGAAGATTTTCTCTCGGAGCCAGTCAGTATCTAAGGGCCTTCCAAACTTTGGAGCCAGACTTCGATGGGCTAAGGGAACAAAAGCAATCTTCTGTATCCTTATCAACTGATAGGTGTCAAGTTAGTAATTGTGTCCTCTGATTTTGAAGTAGTTGTATTGTGTTTCTGTTTTTTGTTATTCCTTAACATAATGCAGGATGTGGAGGAGCTCAGGCATTTTATCTCCAGAAAACACATTTTTGTTAATGAGAAAGAAGAGCAGGATGGCACATCTGATTCATCATCTGAAGAAAAGAATTTCTCTGGAAGTGAAGAAGGTTTGCCCTTTGTTAAAGGAAGATATTTGCATATGCTTTTAGACTCTATTTATTTTGCATCAGATGCagctcatataattttttttcagatTACTCTTAATCTTAACTGCCTGATTCCAGCATAAATTGCATCTTAAAATAAGTTTAATCCTTTAAACACATAGTAGCAATTGGAGCTAAAGTAATCTAATAGATCTGATTTGAAGCATGCATTAGCCACAGGAAATAATGAGCATGTAATTTCCTAGGGACGATTTATCTCCCCTTTTCTTTGGTTTATCTATCAATTTTGTATTTGTTTCAAAACTCTGTGTTACTCATTTTGCTAGTAAATATGTTCTCATAGGAGAAATTCTAAGGAATAGACACCTGTAGCGTGTAAACCATCAAATTGTTCCAAAGATGAGCATTGATATGGTTGATTCTTGATGTAATGTAGTAGCATTAGTATAGCCTAATCTCTAATGTTCATTAGTATTACAGGGTCTTTAATGTTCATTAATAGTCGATGTCAATCCGTGTCTGTCTTATACTATATATACTGTTCTGTTAAGAACTCCTTTGTCTTAGTTGTTCACTTGTTCCCAAATTTTGGGAGTGTAGGTTCAAGAGAAAGGCATACTGCTGAGGGGAACACTTTTATGCTTCATCCAATCAAAAGGTTGCGGAAGCATGAAGGCGTTAAATTTAACCATAGTAGCCCAACTTCACTCTCTGCAAAAGGTAGAACTTGACCTTTGTACTTGATATATGTTATGTCCAAATGTTCTGTTCTGATGAATATCCTATTTAAATTATCCTACTTACTTTTTTACATGAATTACGATTAGGGACAGAAGAAATTCATTGGATTGATGAGGCACCCACGCAGAATCAAGATGAATTTGCTAGTTGTTTCTATTTATCCGCAATGGATTGATTGCTGACTGAAGAAAATTACAAATTACTACTCATTTACAAAatggtattttaattttataaatcttaatAATTTATTAGGGCTGTTGGATTGTTTGCGATGGAATTGAGCAAACTTAAGAGCAAACTTAGGTCAATGGCATGCCATAAATCCTCAGAAATTTTGAAGTCTGTATCTGAAGAGATAGATCTACAGCTGCAGAATGTTCATTCCCACATCCAAACAGAAATGTAGGTACATAAACCTGATGAGTTCTTAAGATTCTGATATCTCTTGTTCTtatgagtttttaaaaaaaaaatggtttCAGGGGGAAGCTTACAAATCTCAGTAAATTCAAGAGAAAACGGATAGAAGCAAAATTTGAAGGTATCGCAAATTTTAACTGAGTGTTTACCAGAAAATATTTGTGTTTTGATTCGATTGATCTGGTTGCTATATATATTTTCCCATTTGGGACGCACTTGCATGTTCTTAGAGCAGATTTAATATGTGCTTCAAAAAGTCCATAATTAGTAATTACTTATTTTGGTTCACTTTTTGGGGGTagataagaaataaagaaacaaagaACTTAATTGAGAAAATGGTTCAGTTAATGTACATGAAAACATACTCTTATTTTACTTCGCTTGTTATATTAGAATACAAAAATGAATGGAAAAGGCACTGACAAATGAGATAGTCACCAAACGTGATAGAATATGTTGTAATTATAatgttataaatttataattaatgttgGATAGATAGATTCTCATCACCTTAGAGGATATTTTTAAATGAAAAGTTTGTGTAgtctattttcccaatttaaccTTCATTCTAATTTGATAATGGCAATTGATAAGTTAATAGAGTGAAACAATGTGCTTGTTAGTTTGAGGCAAATTTAAATGGGAAATGCTAGGGAGAGCACTTTTCGTGGAATAAAATATAGAGTTGATTAGTATTTGCTCAAATACAAGGCAaatataatgaaaagaaaaagattttctaAAGTGTGTAGATCGGTAGAGTGGTAAAGTAATATTTTAATCACTATTGAATTTGTAGGTTTTATCATGTATGAGTCCCACTATCTGATTCAGGAGTGATTAAAGTATTACTTTATCACTTTAGAAGAGCTTGATCCGAAACGATAAGGAAAAAATGCTGGCCACTTAACATTTGTGAATTTTGAAGAGCTTTCATCTGGCTCGGTAGAGTTACTAAGTTCCAAGTACCAACAAGTCATGATACTCTTATGGTAAAGGTATAAGAATAATCTCTGTTTGATCGTCTTGTGAAATCCTTAGAAAGCTTGATTCAAAAAACACATTTATTGAATATATCATGGAAACAGTTATTAACGAAACTCAAACATTGAGGGTGAGAGGAAATATTAATCCGCCTATTATTTATGAATTGGATCATCCATATATTATTTCTTCAATTTGGTTTACTAATGCAACATTTAACTACTTGCATTGCTTCCTGCACATATTTCGTTGTTGCTGTTGAATTTCATCTGTATCTGCATTGTCCTATTGGTCTATGACTTTCACAGGAGATGTTTTCTCCT includes:
- the LOC140172949 gene encoding meiosis-specific protein ASY3-like, whose amino-acid sequence is MSDCRSFGSNIYPSSQSRKVSIGVMAESRASTKCETAKGDRAITVNKESAISNVGNFAVGTERVEGVTASASFDIKQTIVPEAVKHSFISKSFYHRKPTSEAIIQVNQASTVLPPHGKQDMDDGVESVSKKISAQLFSNLNSTVPSSNCNQNKFDRDTGRKKGKKDGTVETVEEFTFTTGREVLETDKDKPEDKLDRTGNRTEDLRMKLCQILGTASSPKNQTQHSGSHTRSKDEERLPLEQPMNQRDNKFLKTRENSDTIETDSEKPDYTRKRPVTRSQRKRRAPSKKQPGKGKSCPSSKEKENHQEKGIFSIRENWNGMHDALTKDTSSMSTKKKSQGKNSRSEPQKFCFSKHDTMKKLYKDTSKNDQSQHVVETFLPKDKMGGSKDCLPDHGITSPHSEKINQEKKIYNPPTPNDTDQDEELEVSANGNKQEYGSNPVEQNVTKSQDNFQSPTFQLNTPNLDSSPSTLQKTDQKLNDGSTPASSERRFSLGASQYLRAFQTLEPDFDGLREQKQSSVSLSTDRCQVSNCVLIRAVGLFAMELSKLKSKLRSMACHKSSEILKSVSEEIDLQLQNVHSHIQTEMGKLTNLSKFKRKRIEAKFEDQQKQLRLICDRFKEEVNLHLQDCKSTIEDLDADQIEIKGSLEKQRVAHKKLISQVQEEVDIQLNDAQKKITAAQEMARGKLLQLKRVIAMCLKDGVLN
- the LOC112708984 gene encoding uncharacterized protein; the encoded protein is MQDVEELRHFISRKHIFVNEKEEQDGTSDSSSEEKNFSGSEEGSRERHTAEGNTFMLHPIKRLRKHEGVKFNHSSPTSLSAKGTEEIHWIDEAPTQNQDEFASCFYLSAMD